CCAAATCCACTGTGCACCGACTGACCCGTGAACTGGGCCGGCACACGTTGGAACGCCGCAGCGACGGGGTCGTACTGGGGCTACCGCTATCCGACCTTGGTCAACTAGACGGTATGGAGGCGACTTGAGGCCGAAGGCCTCGGGCTGCAATTGGACGTGGGTTGCCGGTGGCGGGTGAACACTCGCTCCGGTAGAGCCA
This region of Mycobacterium sp. 050128 genomic DNA includes:
- a CDS encoding helix-turn-helix domain-containing protein — translated: MAILAAFDSERRPLGTTELARRTGLAKSTVHRLTRELGRHTLERRSDGVVLGLPLSDLGQLDGMEAT